A stretch of DNA from Aspergillus flavus chromosome 3, complete sequence:
TCGATAGTGGTATGTATATTCAATAGTGAAGATAGTGCAGATGAATCGTCAAGGTACTATGTGAGTAGCAATGTAGCTGCCAAGTAACCAAAGTAGATTGATCATAAAGAACTAAGCTTAGTACATGAATGAGTGTCCTTAAGCGCTTAGATCCCAGATACATACTTAACCCATTCAATGTACTCCAAGTGAGCCGGCAAAGCAGCAAATTTATCTTATTTACAGGCCTACACGATGAGTTATGGAACTCGAGCATGATAACCATGGAGAGCGGAAAGTTCAGTACCGAGCTCtagggagagaagagcagTGCGAATGCGTCTTTAAAAGATTAAGTAACCCAAGTTATTCCGTAAATCAGTACACGTCTGCCCTCTTGAATTCCCAGTCCAGCTGTTTATATCGAGCAGATCGACTGTAGACAAAGCTTCCATGCAAATATTCCTGCATGACATATCCCACTGCcccctcttcatcctggatTGCTTTCCATTTCTACCAGTCTGTTTCATCCTCATACTCACTGCGGAAATTACATAATGCAAAATCAATCATAAACCCCTTGAATTTCCTTCCTGGATTCTCCTGCACAATAAAGTTCCTCATTTTCACATCCTCATTGAGAATTCCCCTATCCCCTATACGATTGACAATCTGAATAGCTTCATCACAGACAGACTGCCAGACCTCTCGTGGCGCGTGCGCAGCAATATCAGTTAAAAGGAATCCGTCGATATACTGTAAAGAACCCCAGAGACATCGATATACTTATTGATTGAAGATTCCTGCGATGAAGAGGAGCTTGGCACAGTGAGGCACGCAAATAGCTGAGGGATGTCTTTCCCTTAGATGTCTGTTACGGTGTGGAATGCCTCGACTTCTGTCTCGTAGAGATCCTGCATGTGATCATGGAGATACGCTTCATTTTGGGGGTCATTCCATGTAtgtccttcttcctcggccatTTTCCCGTCAGTATTAAGTCTGGTGATGAATTCTGAAGCAGAACCATCGAGGATAAAATCATGATACTGCCGTTCGATTTCCGGCGTCCAGGGATCAAGTTTGTCATCCTTTCTGAGTTGGGCCGCAAAACGTCGGTCGAAGAGCTTCAACACTAGATAGCCCGCTAATCTCAGAGCTGGGTGGTCCAAAAGGACCACCATTGCACAATAAAGCGTGAATGGTTCAAAAAACGGGTTATTTGGGCTGTTATATCTTGTTGGTTGTATGGCGCGCCTAACCGCAGCTTGATCGTATTACCGACCACATAAGGACATCTGGAGTGATCAGTTTATCAATTCAGTAGCTAACGAAAGGCATGGGCCACCCACTTCTCTTCTTGATGTGCCATTTTGAAGGAGGGATAAGTAGAATAAAGGGAGACGACGGGCCTTTGGGTCATTAGAAAGGGACCAGAGCAGCGAAAGAAAGCACTTAGTTCTTACTGGGTTGCGCAAGGACTTcctaaaaataaaatttcttGTCAGGAATGGCCCTGTAAATATATGTGATTGGAGTTAGGGCACGGATTAGCCGCCGTTCGAGGTGCATTCAGAATTTATATGGTGTATACAAATCACACCTGTATTATTCCCCGAACTGTATTATAACATATCCAGCCTATTCTGGCTTAGTTGTAAATTGCTCTGCTTCTAAGAAtagtccttttctttcttcttttctttctttctcatgaAACCCCCTATAAACTCACCATCCATTCGTAATTCACCACCGGCTGTCTCATACAGCACAATGATATAATGCCGTGATCATTCACTCCTGGAGCGATCTGAATGATTCCTGGCGTGTCTACAGGTATAAAAAACCTTTTCCTACTACCCGGCTCTTGATATATATCGGGTGTTGCCAGAATTTGCGTCAGATCACCTTCCCAGAATATGTAGATTGTTCATGGACAAGCAGGACTAGGTGAGATAGGGCCAATGAGGTATGTCCTTTGCGATCCACAATCTCCTCCCGATGAGTTGTGTACTGACTCTCATACTGTTCGAGCAAAGTCAAGCCAATCCCAAACTAGACAGGAATTTCTTGAATATATCTTGATCCAGAAACGGGCATGTGGCCAGCTCCGGTACGTCCTGCAGGTACTGCCTCAAGTTCTCAGTATCGGAGATTGGCATGTTTTCGTACATCTCCCATTGGCAGCGGCCATCATAAACTTTCTCTTCAAACATAGGAAGCAGGGGGCGTAAgggatcatcatcattttcaACTTGGAGACGGTTCAACCATTCCTCGTACGGCAATTCCTCCAGAGATACCTGACTGGTCTTTTCAAACATGCGGAACATCTCCGTCATCTCTCTCACAGGCTGCTCACCCATCTCTGGCACCATGTTATAGGTTTGTCCTACGCTTTCATGCAGCTGGGAGATAAGAACTATCGCCTCAACCAGATAGTCCACTGGGATGAAGGTTTTGCTATGGTGCAGCATCATTAGAAAGCAGCGTATCCGCACGCAACTGGCTACCAAATGGCTTACAAAGTCAGTCGCGCTACCTACTTCGGTTATACTAAGACTTTTAGCATTAGAAATCACCACTACCTTCCTAGAACGAGGATTTCGAAGGTAAATCAGCAGAACAAACGCTCTCTGGGGTAAAAGAGAAGCTGTAGACTAACCCTAATTGTACACTGTAGGTAGTCTAAAATAAGCCCAAAAATCGCCTAGTCTAACGAACCCAGCACCATTCTTCGATACAAGTATGTAAGGCACAAGGTCCTACTAGACACTATCGTTTACGCTGTGGATCGAAACCGCACGAAATAGACCCGTGCGGGAGATTGTGGCTATGGGCAACATGTAGGGTAACATCGACTACTGTCAGATTAATTTCGCTGTCTTATAGTGTAGGGTTTCCTCCTATCTCATTGGCTAGCCTACAACATGTGTGACCTGATTGGAGACTGGGGTTATATTAACTCCCATCAAACTAGATAAGCGGGCTCTTTTCTAACCTCCGAGTGAGCCTCAGCCTCGTCATCTTTGTTTCGTGGAAGACGTTTAATATCCACCGTAAACCTTGCTGCCTTGCCTATTTTCCCTCATAGCCTCACTCCGACTTTGATTCGGTACGATCTTGGCACTCGAAGCTTAGTATACCGAGAGCGATTCAAAGGATTCGTTAACATCGACGCAAATCACGTAAGCGGCACCTCCAACCCACAATAACATTACTACCAGCTCACAACCCAACAGACCCATAAAATGCTTCTAACCCACATTTCTGGAACCCTCGTTCTCTTTCTGCTAATCATAGCAACGACCCTCGCAACCCTAACCAGATACACCATCCCCATCCCAGCAGAAACCCTAATCCTAGAAACCCGCCAGCAGCTCAACGACATGGCAGCCGCATACTCAATGGGGACACTGGATGATCGAAACGGCGGGTATTACCTCCTAGACCACGATGGTAAAATTCTAGCCGTGGCAGCAGATGGCCTATGCGAAGAGCTCGACAATTCGGTGGCATCGGCAAGAAGAGTCTACGAGCAACGTTCACGCTTCGATTTATATAGCGGAGAGGTCCAGGAGGTTACCCTTCAGAGCCATGATGCACAGTTACGGAGAAGTGGGGAGAACTCTTGTTCGCACCCTCGTTGTTATACGCATGCGCTGTGTGAAACTTATAGTGATTGCTTTGTGTGCTCTTCTAGTCATCATTGGTGTTACTGATGTTGGGGTTTTGTCTTGGATGGGGCTTGCTCGCTTATGCTATTAACATATACTCAAACCTTTACAATGTACTTGTGTTTTATGCAGCCTCTACATTCTTCTGTTCTGGGTTTTCTTTTGGCCATGTAAGACGCAGTTGCTGTGAGCTACATGAGGTGAAGTTAGGGAGTACAACTGCCGCTGTGGATAGTCTTAGTTATTGTTATATTCCGCGTCAACTCCGTAGgacctcatcttctcgtTGTGAATAAATTAGATGACCTCTCGTTTGATTAAAATAAGACGCTTAGTAGTAGCAGAAAGAATCAAGCCTTCAATCGAATTCTGTACAGAGAAGTAATCGCTAAATAGCATACAGCACACCTGTTAGGTATCAGATGAGTTATATAGTAGGTCAGTACTCTATGGTGGCCAACGGCCGAACTCTCTCATCTCAGGCTGGTAAAATACCCTGAGGATTATGGAAAGTGTCCTTTGGATCAAGAGTCTCTTTCAACTCCTCTAACCGGGGAAGATTCTGTCGCCAATATTTCTGTTGCGCATTCGCCATCTTAGGATCCGGGCATCCGAGATACGCATGCCCCTCACTCTCGGGCACTGCCTTAGTGAGGACATTGTAAAGGCCATCGGCAAAGTCGTACGTAGTTGAGGAAACAGGGCCCGTGGGACTGACCATGAAGATCTGAACCCAGAAAAGCACATCTCGGTGCCCATAGGCCGTAGCATCTGCAGGGACATCATTGATAGCTCCGCCCTCCAGGCTCAGTGTCACAAACCAAGTCGAAGTGCCAGCCTTGTTGTTCTCAATATATTCGAAGAACTCGTCGATGCCAGAAGATGGTATCAGCGTGTCGGGTGTGAACCCAAGGGATTTCGCATAAAACCAGGTTGGAGTATTTCCGACCAGCCGCAGGATGGTATCCTCCAGTGCGTGGCCAACCATACCTAGCCAGTCCGTCAGGACCAGGATATTCCCTGGGTTCTTCGGCACAAAACGCTCTTCCAGCCCCAAGGCCTCGTACTGTTCCTTCGAGCCGAAGAATAGCCCTTCCAGGATAATGTCTCCGTCGAATATTACCATGTTAGTATAGAATTGCCGGGTAAGGTTCTTTGCCGAGACGAAAGATTGCCAATCCTTAATGAATTGCGCTTTTTCGGCGCTGCTGCCGAGGTTGAAGGTATATGAATACTGAACGGCTATTCCAGGTGCCGGCTGGGTGCGGACCTTGAACTCAGTCACAATGCCAAAGCTGGCAGCAGCACCTTTGACAGCGAAGAAGACCTCTTGGTTTTGCGTATTCGAAGCCCGGACAATGGAGGAGTTCGCTAAGACAACCTCAACCTCTTCGACATGGTCCAGGGCCAACCCCCACTGTCGCGCTGTAGGGCCCAAGCCTCCCATTGTGAAATGCCCTCCGGTGCTGATCGTTGGACAAACACCGTGTGCCATTGCTCTCTTCCCGTTATTGTAGAGCTCGACATCCACATCACCAAGGGTCGTCCCTGGGCCAATGACAGCCTCGTATGTCTGATCGTCCATCGAAAATTGGTTGAAGTATTTCATATCTACAACCACGGCACCATCCGTTCCTCCAAGTCCTAGAGTCCAGTTGCAAGTCAGCTGGTGTTTTTGGCAAAGGAACCTGACATGTTAATCGTGGAGCTAGCTTACCATAATTTCCAAAGCTATGGCCCCCGCTGCGCGCCTGGACCTTGTAGTCATATTGCGAGGCACACTTGACAACTGCAGCTATCTGCTCTGCGGTCTCAGGGTAAGTAATCGCGGCCGGGGTGACTGGGATGTTGAGGTTGTATTCATGCACCGCGGTGGTTTGGTAAAGGGGCTGATTTTGAAAGGCGACGAGACCCGCATTGCCTCCCAGGGCAGAGACGAGGCAGTCACGCCCAGCTATACTGGTTGTATTTCCCATACTAGAGGAAGGGATACTGGGATTcatcagaaagaaaataccAGTGAGCAGATCGACGAGAGACGGGGGCGCGTGTCATCCATGCTGTTATATTTTCAATGCTGGGCTATATGGGCTAGCACCCTAATTCAGTTCAAGCTGGCGCTCAAGCATTAATAGGGCTTGGCTGGATCCTTTTTAGCTGGAGGCGTTGAACTATTTTCTCTTAATCCTTGGATCTTTACCCAATTCCTTCAGGTACCGATAGTGTTCCTGGCTAAGCACCATGATAGCCGGCCCACTTCGTGTACTTTGACAATGGTCCAGACCCGATAAGCCTTAACTATTGAAGTCTAATTACCCATGCTGAGGACTCAATATCCCGGCTCTTTTTTCAGACCAATTACCTGGCGAGCGCTTCAAAACTGGGTGGGTCTTGTCCTTAGAATCTGTCATTAGAAGAGTCATTGCTCCGTGAAGAATGCGAAGCCATTGAACATCTCCATTTATCTCTCCTTTTTTCAAATGTAAGATAGTGAggaataatttaaaaagtaGAGATTCCAAATTACAAGTAACACATATATAAAGTAAAGATCAAGAATCCAAGGatcattcctttttttttttttttctagattatcCAGTAATTAAGCCACGGTCTAATCCCCCCTGATTCGGAGAGCTTCGTGACTAGGAGGAATACCGCTGATCTGTAGAGGGACCAGATGGTATGCATGAAGAGTAAGTATTTTCTGTATATACTATGCTGAGGGACTGAGGCTGATTTATTGCTGTGAAAATGACTTAGAAAAAAGGGCAGGGCTGCTGTGGCTGAGGAGGTGCCGTTGAAAGTTTCTTGTCAAGTGGATAGGATCAGTTCGCTTGATAGCATGACAGGCTAGATTTGGGAGGTTATCTCGGATGGACGTGGTGATCTACAAGATCTAAAGCGGACAGAGGAACCTGGGGACGTTACACAACTTGCAATAGTATCGTCAAAGATACGAATGCTATCCAGATCAGCAGAGCTATCACAGGTTGGTTGGTTAGATAACATGTCCGCCGGAGGTTTACATATGATGAGCAATATAGAGAAGATTAGTAAAGTTCTGTAGGAATATTTCACGTGAGATACAAAGGTCAATCAAAGTAATAACCAAACGCCATGGCTACGATTGCAAGGAGTGTGAGAAGGATGCTGGGTAGTCTCAAAGAACGGAGTCGACCTGTCAGAAGCACGAAAGACGGACCTCCTTTTGTGATTCGCATTCAAGATTAGGAATAATTACTGCAATGCTACCTTACAAGATACAAATAGTAAAACCTGTGGCTACTCCAAGCGCTCAAGCCACAAAGAAGGAGCCAAAGCGTATGAAGGATGTGACACCACTTTCGTTAGGCACACTGTCATTTGAGCAGGATAACACGGGCTTAGAGCTCCCTGCCAACGACGAGGTGTAGCTGCAGAGCTCAGGACTGAACGGCGAATCTGTTACATGGCCTGTCTAGCAGATTACGGACGCCAGCAAGTCGGGGATGCTACGCCTTCTGTACTATGCACATGCTTGTTTTCTCACTCATCCCTTTTATATCGACTACGATTCCCTATGAAGATGTGGTGACTGTTTCTCCAATTGGTGGTTTTCAAGTTCAAGGTCAGGTATGTATTTGGCTGTTTGTAGTGTCTCAATTTCTATCCTTAAATGCCACCTACAGATGTTCCCTAAGGTGGTGATATTTAATTGTTGGGCTGGTTTTAAACAGAGAGGTACTTGTACAGCTGATTCAAGGCTGAGCGGCTCCAGGCAGACCAGCCACCGTTCGAATAAATACCCCAAACAAAGAACCTCGTCAAGAATAGCCCAGCACTCCTATATTacaggaaaaaaggaagttTGAACCGACGAGTCGCAGCCGAGGTAGAAGTCGTGGGAGTAGCGCCCGCTGAAGAGGCACTTTGGGACACACTTCCCGACTTAGTGGCAGACGCAGTGCTGTTCGATCCGGGGGTAGAGCTTGCAAGGCTGATCGAAATCGACGCAGACTCAGTCTCAGATGCCTCCTTCGTATAGGCAGGAAGTTGATAAACAGACCACGCCTTATCGGAACCACCTAGAGCAGCCTTTCATTAGCATGTATTTATGTCTCCCAACAAGTGCAATGCTTACACTTATCGTCGGGCCATCCGGAACAGGATGTATTGCATTTGTCGTCCGACTGGAGAGAGCTCTTGTCCGGCAGAGAAGTACCGCACCAGCATTCGGTACCATCATGCAGGGCCATATACGGTGTCTTCGCCTTGCCACAGAGCTTGGCGCAATATCCCGGACTTTGGTATGTGTATGAGCCCTTGTTTTGAAAATTGGCACTGTCGGTGTAGCAGCCAACCTGGGTCACTGTCTCCCTCTGGGCGGAGACAAGCAGGGCCATGGGGATGGCCAGGTAGGTGGCCGAAACTGAGAGGAGCTTCATTTTCTGGTGATGTTTGATATCAAGCCGGTATGGTATTGGGTGACAATGGACGTAAGAGTATGgagaggcgaagaagaaggggagagATGATTAAGAATAAACCAATATAAGACCGGACATAGTGGAGACGGCCCCCAAATCTACTAACATCGCTAAAACGAACCCCCAATTTTATCGAGAAACCCGGCGTATTGCGATGCTGATGGGGCCCTAACCGACAGCCGGTGGCCTTTAGTCGCGGAGTCTAGCTGCTGGACTGCGCCAATGAACGCCCCCGAAAGTCTAACAATAGCCCTATGTTACATTAACGgggtcttctttttctttttcgaccCTAGTTTAGCATAGCCATAAGTACTGCCGCCTTAAATAGAATGTCACTAGGGGATAACATTCCGCAGATCACCAGGCCATTGCCGCCGTGGTTTAAGACATGGTGGGGGTCGGTCATCTCCAACAGGGTCCGGGGATAATCCAAAG
This window harbors:
- a CDS encoding FAD/FMN-containing dehydrogenase, with the protein product MNPSIPSSSMGNTTSIAGRDCLVSALGGNAGLVAFQNQPLYQTTAVHEYNLNIPVTPAAITYPETAEQIAAVVKCASQYDYKVQARSGGHSFGNYGLGGTDGAVVVDMKYFNQFSMDDQTYEAVIGPGTTLGDVDVELYNNGKRAMAHGVCPTISTGGHFTMGGLGPTARQWGLALDHVEEVEVVLANSSIVRASNTQNQEVFFAVKGAAASFGIVTEFKVRTQPAPGIAVQYSYTFNLGSSAEKAQFIKDWQSFVSAKNLTRQFYTNMVIFDGDIILEGLFFGSKEQYEALGLEERFVPKNPGNILVLTDWLGMVGHALEDTILRLVGNTPTWFYAKSLGFTPDTLIPSSGIDEFFEYIENNKAGTSTWFVTLSLEGGAINDVPADATAYGHRDVLFWVQIFMVSPTGPVSSTTYDFADGLYNVLTKAVPESEGHAYLGCPDPKMANAQQKYWRQNLPRLEELKETLDPKDTFHNPQGILPA
- a CDS encoding WSC domain-containing protein, which translates into the protein MKLLSVSATYLAIPMALLVSAQRETVTQVGCYTDSANFQNKGSYTYQSPGYCAKLCGKAKTPYMALHDGTECWCGTSLPDKSSLQSDDKCNTSCSGWPDDKCGSDKAWSVYQLPAYTKEASETESASISISLASSTPGSNSTASATKSGSVSQSASSAGATPTTSTSAATRRFKLPFFL